From the Desulfosarcina sp. BuS5 genome, one window contains:
- a CDS encoding radical SAM/SPASM domain-containing protein, which yields MNFLEITKKKYYDAVKNPVPLMVGFSITNACNLNCKLCGAGAGEPVEGELTTKEAKKVIDNLAGSGISHLSFGGGEPLVRQDIIELAAYAARKIDSVGIVSNGLALNSNMARRIASAGVKQVMVSLDGVDIETHDANRGAGSYAQVIAAMKNLQDARLTVRISFTISRTNCHQLPGMIEIAAKYGVNLNVQEFFARGRAAGQDSLILTRRERRDMQRLLYKTQAERGAGSIGFENRYIISEDKKGQRICTNLNLGTNFYDFCVGCFAGIYSLFVSPTGEVRLCGGYGDGLLGNLKETPLSKIWQDSEILKELRDREKLTGRCGKCSYKYICGGCRRNAYHMQKDVFAEDPLCWRGRSEEKLDNIDF from the coding sequence ATGAATTTTTTAGAAATAACTAAAAAAAAATATTACGATGCGGTTAAAAATCCGGTTCCTTTAATGGTTGGTTTCAGTATAACCAATGCTTGTAACCTTAACTGCAAGTTGTGTGGTGCAGGTGCCGGAGAGCCTGTTGAAGGCGAATTGACCACCAAAGAGGCTAAAAAGGTTATTGACAACCTTGCCGGCTCGGGGATTAGTCATCTATCCTTTGGGGGCGGTGAACCCCTGGTACGGCAGGATATTATTGAGCTGGCCGCTTATGCTGCTCGCAAGATAGATAGTGTTGGCATAGTTTCCAATGGGCTGGCCCTGAACAGCAACATGGCCCGCCGGATTGCGAGTGCTGGTGTGAAACAGGTCATGGTAAGCCTGGACGGGGTCGACATTGAGACCCATGATGCCAACCGGGGCGCCGGGAGTTATGCCCAGGTAATCGCAGCTATGAAGAATTTGCAGGATGCCCGTCTGACGGTGCGCATTTCCTTTACTATTTCCCGAACCAATTGTCATCAGCTTCCTGGAATGATCGAGATTGCAGCCAAATATGGCGTTAATCTGAATGTGCAGGAATTTTTTGCAAGAGGCCGGGCCGCAGGTCAGGACTCCCTGATCCTAACCAGGAGGGAGCGCCGGGATATGCAGCGCCTCCTTTATAAAACCCAGGCTGAACGAGGGGCAGGCTCAATTGGTTTTGAGAACCGCTATATTATCTCCGAGGATAAAAAAGGGCAACGAATATGTACCAATTTAAACCTGGGCACCAATTTTTATGATTTTTGTGTTGGCTGCTTTGCAGGAATATACTCATTATTTGTATCTCCCACCGGTGAAGTAAGACTTTGCGGCGGATATGGTGACGGTTTGCTGGGGAATTTAAAGGAAACGCCTCTCTCTAAAATCTGGCAGGACTCAGAAATTCTTAAAGAGCTGCGGGACCGTGAAAAGTTGACCGGCCGGTGTGGAAAATGTTCCTACAAATATATCTGTGGAGGCTGTCGGAGAAACGCCTACCATATGCAAAAAGATGTCTTTGCGGAAGACCCCCTTTGCTGGCGCGGTCGTTCTGAAGAAAAATTGGATAATATAGATTTTTAG
- a CDS encoding FKBP-type peptidyl-prolyl cis-trans isomerase: protein MTQAKTGDTVEVHFVGKLDDGSIFDSSMEPIKFKIGKKTMLPLFENSLVGMQKNESKTITIAPQDAYGEYNDQLLFIINRSDFPPDFVPKKGKLMQGRSDQGNVVDAYIKDINEDKITMDANHLLAGQTLTFEITLMDILPDDGKD, encoded by the coding sequence ATGACGCAAGCAAAAACAGGTGATACCGTAGAAGTCCATTTTGTCGGAAAACTTGATGATGGGTCGATTTTTGATTCTTCGATGGAGCCGATTAAATTTAAAATTGGTAAAAAAACTATGCTGCCTTTATTTGAAAATAGCCTGGTTGGAATGCAAAAAAATGAGAGCAAGACTATTACAATTGCACCTCAGGATGCTTATGGGGAATATAATGATCAACTTTTATTCATAATAAACAGATCAGACTTTCCACCGGATTTTGTACCTAAGAAGGGAAAATTGATGCAGGGTAGATCTGATCAGGGAAATGTCGTTGATGCCTATATAAAAGATATCAATGAAGATAAGATAACTATGGATGCCAACCATCTACTTGCCGGTCAAACTCTTACTTTTGAGATTACATTGATGGATATTCTGCCTGATGATGGCAAAGATTAG
- a CDS encoding radical SAM protein, which yields MISLKDININSPYPILSRMEFLEKIYKRREELKDSLEISDDELSVWTKTPSSKTLSKGCQACKAGKWLCLYMGKKCNIDCVYCAQGTKQEKMMDPERPDLINDTYHIEDAKNMFNDPEAIWSAKNTGGIGYSGGEPFIYLDKVFNLAHFISTYHNHIYQWIYTNGLLVTEDKLKMLYDVGIREIRFHIGGSNFNPKVLDNLKIATGIMDYVNVETPGCRKLKEFLIDKEWIYRLEEMGVYQMNFGEMSTVGVNEMQKFLQGHKRVIEYFQRNQVYVYDSFLGRSVLDRNLSQFYISPMISRESTYDIMKYVIDNKIDILINDCSQDAKHVQRTQRNLSEQNIKIASENIDKGDEYITKLQKDNNELKQKMVEEHKKPDMRGYDMKSIIKSVTRQVDNKYQLNLEELQKEIGKSAQIEW from the coding sequence ATGATTTCTTTAAAAGACATAAATATAAATAGTCCATATCCTATATTAAGCCGGATGGAGTTTCTTGAAAAAATTTACAAAAGACGGGAAGAGCTGAAAGATTCACTTGAAATTTCTGATGATGAATTATCCGTGTGGACTAAAACTCCAAGCTCCAAGACTCTGTCAAAGGGCTGTCAGGCCTGTAAAGCCGGGAAATGGCTGTGCCTGTATATGGGCAAGAAATGTAATATAGATTGTGTCTATTGCGCCCAGGGCACAAAGCAGGAGAAAATGATGGATCCGGAGCGTCCGGATCTCATAAATGATACATATCATATTGAAGACGCTAAAAATATGTTCAATGATCCAGAGGCAATTTGGTCAGCTAAAAATACAGGTGGCATTGGCTATTCCGGGGGCGAACCATTCATATATCTGGACAAGGTTTTCAACCTGGCTCATTTTATTTCTACATATCATAATCACATTTATCAGTGGATATATACGAATGGTCTGCTTGTTACTGAGGATAAGCTGAAAATGCTTTATGATGTCGGTATAAGAGAAATAAGATTCCATATAGGAGGAAGTAATTTTAATCCCAAAGTCCTGGATAATCTCAAAATTGCGACAGGAATAATGGATTATGTAAATGTAGAGACCCCTGGATGCCGGAAGCTCAAGGAGTTTTTGATTGATAAAGAGTGGATCTACCGCCTGGAAGAGATGGGTGTGTATCAAATGAATTTTGGAGAAATGAGCACGGTGGGAGTAAACGAAATGCAAAAATTTCTCCAGGGACATAAAAGAGTCATTGAATATTTTCAGAGAAATCAAGTCTATGTTTATGATTCTTTCCTGGGCAGATCTGTTCTGGACCGGAACTTGTCCCAGTTTTATATATCCCCGATGATATCCAGGGAAAGCACGTATGATATCATGAAATATGTTATTGATAATAAAATAGATATATTGATCAATGATTGTTCCCAGGATGCTAAACATGTTCAAAGGACCCAGAGAAACCTGAGTGAGCAAAATATAAAAATAGCAAGTGAAAATATTGATAAAGGCGATGAGTACATCACCAAACTTCAAAAAGATAATAATGAATTAAAACAAAAAATGGTAGAGGAGCATAAAAAACCTGATATGCGGGGATATGACATGAAGTCAATAATCAAAAGTGTCACAAGGCAGGTTGATAATAAGTATCAACTTAACCTGGAGGAACTGCAAAAAGAGATTGGGAAATCAGCCCAAATTGAGTGGTAA
- a CDS encoding DMT family transporter produces MIEIHCAVFLFGLAGLFGKFLSLPPLLIVLGRTVFASICLILIIACHKKSLTIKSGRDFKILAAMGIILSIHWVTFFHSIQVSTVAVGLLTFSTYPFFVTILEPYFFKEKLTFFSVCLAVLVCIGVALIIPSFSFSNNITQGISWGILSGFTFAVLSLLNRKYVQTYSPLIITFFQNSFAAVVLFPFLFFEEWEIHTGDIFFLMVLGIFCTALAHTLFISGLMHVKAQIASIVAGLEPVYGIIFALILFGEVPSLRTLSGGVLIMGTAVLATLKQVPRVGSKNYLWKQILK; encoded by the coding sequence ATGATTGAAATACATTGTGCAGTCTTTTTATTCGGCCTGGCCGGTTTATTCGGAAAGTTTCTTTCGTTGCCGCCCTTGCTGATTGTTTTGGGACGCACCGTTTTCGCCTCTATATGTTTAATTTTAATAATAGCTTGTCATAAAAAAAGTTTAACAATTAAATCCGGTAGGGATTTTAAAATTCTGGCAGCGATGGGCATTATTCTATCAATTCATTGGGTTACTTTTTTTCATTCTATCCAGGTTTCAACAGTGGCGGTAGGGTTGTTAACCTTTTCAACTTACCCTTTTTTCGTCACAATCCTGGAGCCTTATTTTTTTAAGGAAAAATTAACCTTTTTCTCTGTTTGCCTGGCGGTTTTGGTTTGTATCGGGGTAGCGTTGATCATTCCTTCTTTTAGTTTTAGTAATAATATTACCCAGGGTATTTCCTGGGGCATTTTGTCAGGATTTACATTTGCTGTATTATCGCTGTTAAACAGAAAGTATGTTCAAACCTATTCACCCTTAATAATAACATTTTTTCAGAATTCATTTGCCGCGGTTGTTCTTTTTCCATTTCTGTTTTTTGAAGAATGGGAGATCCACACCGGAGATATTTTTTTTTTGATGGTTCTGGGTATATTTTGCACGGCCCTGGCACATACGTTGTTTATTAGTGGTTTGATGCATGTAAAAGCACAAATTGCAAGCATCGTGGCCGGACTTGAACCGGTCTATGGAATTATATTTGCGTTGATCCTGTTTGGTGAGGTTCCATCGCTTAGAACTTTGAGCGGTGGTGTTTTAATCATGGGAACGGCAGTCCTGGCAACTTTGAAACAGGTTCCAAGGGTAGGGAGTAAGAATTATTTATGGAAACAGATATTGAAATAA
- a CDS encoding radical SAM protein, which yields METDIEINSKYPILSRLEFSAGIRKKKEGLKNLFEIDNHELSVWAKPPSGKIVSKGCQACRAGRYLCFYVGKKCNVDCIYCAQGTKQEKWNQPEDPDLINDKYHLTEIMEMFNNPDAIWAGPNVRCIAYSGGEPFIYLDKVLSLSYFVSRYYSHIYQMIITNGLLVTEDKLKALYDNGVKEIKFHIGATNFSKKVLDNLEMASGIMDYVNIETPATPELKEFLIDKKRIHWLENVGVYQIGMGELGSTSILHLNKINEIGDKRVIEYFQKLGQLYVCESVIGKSTTAKDMSEVYISPIVSKEIMYDIMKYAVENKVDVVINDCSQDAKHFQRFQRNVIELTTSMAKSAAFQPPEYIQGELAKIESQKMKMLEQYNGPQAQDWLKPLIRRTTRKDENGWHIKLEELAKSIIDYLEKA from the coding sequence ATGGAAACAGATATTGAAATAAATTCAAAATATCCGATATTGAGCCGGTTAGAGTTCAGTGCGGGAATTCGTAAAAAAAAAGAGGGATTGAAAAATCTTTTCGAGATTGACAACCATGAACTATCCGTCTGGGCAAAACCTCCCAGCGGCAAGATAGTGTCGAAGGGATGCCAGGCATGCCGGGCTGGAAGATATTTATGTTTCTATGTCGGAAAAAAATGTAATGTGGACTGCATATATTGCGCTCAAGGTACAAAACAGGAGAAGTGGAATCAGCCGGAAGACCCTGACCTAATAAATGACAAATATCATCTTACGGAAATTATGGAAATGTTTAATAATCCGGATGCAATATGGGCAGGTCCCAATGTCCGGTGCATCGCTTATTCGGGCGGGGAGCCTTTTATATATCTGGATAAAGTTTTAAGTTTATCATATTTCGTATCCAGATATTACAGCCATATCTATCAGATGATAATTACAAACGGTTTGCTTGTTACCGAAGATAAACTAAAGGCGCTGTACGACAATGGAGTAAAAGAAATAAAATTTCATATCGGAGCAACAAATTTCAGCAAAAAGGTTCTTGATAATCTGGAAATGGCCAGTGGAATTATGGATTACGTAAACATAGAGACACCGGCAACTCCTGAGCTAAAGGAGTTTTTGATTGACAAGAAGAGAATACACTGGCTGGAGAATGTCGGTGTATACCAGATAGGCATGGGTGAACTTGGCTCCACTTCTATTTTACATTTAAATAAGATAAATGAGATTGGAGACAAGCGGGTCATAGAATATTTTCAGAAACTTGGCCAACTTTATGTTTGTGAATCCGTTATTGGGAAATCGACAACCGCTAAAGATATGTCGGAAGTTTATATATCTCCAATAGTTTCTAAAGAGATTATGTATGATATAATGAAATATGCAGTGGAGAATAAGGTAGATGTTGTGATAAATGATTGTTCCCAGGATGCCAAGCATTTTCAAAGGTTTCAGAGAAATGTTATTGAACTCACGACAAGCATGGCGAAAAGTGCTGCTTTTCAGCCTCCTGAATATATTCAAGGAGAATTGGCAAAAATCGAATCACAAAAGATGAAAATGCTGGAACAATACAACGGACCTCAGGCACAGGACTGGCTGAAACCGTTAATCCGGCGGACCACCCGCAAAGACGAAAATGGCTGGCATATTAAACTGGAAGAATTGGCAAAATCAATTATTGATTATCTGGAGAAAGCTTAA
- a CDS encoding vWA domain-containing protein, whose protein sequence is MSTSQSYGYSEYWRKDKSPVESQELLKILLSLRKVGGHIATNLKEIEWTGMSAPNPRKKIEIDINLAKGAYPLSPGKMDILVGVTAREAFHCKVLSDVVISMLKKKLNKKFGTMPAKREELVELFVNIFEDIYIRELANDTVWRYYLPDCWQYIRPQNKSNIKNKPTLRNLLSVFSDHIFLDKLAVYMNPEYYPLFERLLQAKKEIIKFLEIKSISKCFQARIEFYLNIWYDLIAGSDTWVEPVYEKYSAPDKEGETEGESEEGDEAEGEDQLAENEEVQEDSPEIESNLVLMQNIKDSLEKREGKTLDEKIEEISDNEQGRIMETCFVKSTLRCLIDPDVDLVARLRRIFKQQRNLRSRRYRYRRYLTLGKLDGRRLYRSGIDGLVFRQKQYFLNDNTRNIAILVDGSASMSGGVTRGGKDWVKTERIFASLCQAVKGTENRLVVYAYFESGGICKVNDLSYSSTLYTVRPTGRTPTGQAIVTTAMKLPDDKRKLVIHLTDGEPNCGLSVKKALEFCKRQHVDFVTIGVCEDEEMKAILSRQYGNDAILLDSLDQLPMRLEEVLKSKLLV, encoded by the coding sequence ATGAGCACTTCTCAATCGTATGGATACTCTGAATATTGGAGAAAAGATAAGTCTCCCGTAGAATCCCAGGAATTGCTGAAGATTTTATTATCTTTGCGCAAAGTTGGGGGGCATATAGCTACTAATTTAAAAGAGATTGAATGGACAGGAATGTCTGCTCCCAATCCCAGAAAAAAAATTGAAATCGACATTAATCTGGCAAAAGGTGCCTATCCATTGTCTCCTGGAAAGATGGATATTCTTGTGGGCGTCACTGCAAGGGAGGCATTCCATTGTAAAGTTCTTTCAGATGTGGTTATATCAATGCTCAAAAAAAAGCTTAACAAAAAATTTGGTACAATGCCTGCGAAAAGGGAGGAACTCGTAGAATTGTTTGTCAATATTTTCGAAGATATTTATATTAGGGAATTGGCCAATGATACTGTTTGGAGATATTATCTCCCGGATTGCTGGCAATATATTAGACCCCAAAATAAATCTAATATAAAAAATAAGCCGACCCTCAGAAACCTTCTATCTGTTTTTTCCGACCATATTTTCCTCGATAAATTAGCTGTTTATATGAATCCGGAATATTATCCCCTGTTTGAAAGACTGCTTCAGGCAAAAAAAGAAATCATTAAATTTTTGGAGATAAAGTCTATCTCAAAATGTTTTCAGGCCAGGATCGAGTTTTATCTAAATATCTGGTATGATTTAATAGCCGGATCCGATACCTGGGTTGAACCTGTTTATGAAAAATATTCAGCCCCTGATAAGGAAGGAGAAACTGAAGGGGAATCTGAAGAAGGAGATGAAGCTGAAGGAGAAGATCAGCTTGCTGAAAATGAAGAAGTGCAAGAGGATAGCCCGGAGATTGAATCAAATCTTGTTTTAATGCAGAATATTAAGGATTCTTTGGAAAAACGGGAAGGTAAAACTCTTGATGAAAAAATTGAAGAAATTTCCGATAATGAACAAGGTAGAATAATGGAAACCTGCTTTGTAAAATCAACCTTGCGCTGTCTCATTGACCCGGATGTAGACCTGGTGGCAAGATTAAGGCGGATTTTCAAGCAGCAGAGAAACCTCAGAAGCAGGCGTTATCGATATCGACGTTATCTGACATTGGGAAAACTTGATGGAAGACGACTCTACCGATCCGGAATTGATGGTTTGGTATTCAGGCAAAAACAGTATTTTTTGAATGATAATACCAGGAATATAGCCATCCTGGTTGATGGTTCAGCTTCCATGTCGGGAGGGGTGACACGTGGGGGAAAGGATTGGGTAAAAACCGAACGTATTTTTGCATCACTTTGCCAGGCAGTTAAAGGTACTGAAAACAGACTGGTTGTGTATGCCTATTTTGAAAGCGGCGGAATTTGCAAAGTAAATGATTTATCTTACAGCAGCACACTTTACACTGTCCGTCCCACAGGAAGAACCCCAACAGGTCAGGCCATTGTTACTACTGCCATGAAATTGCCGGATGATAAGCGGAAACTTGTTATTCATCTTACCGACGGGGAACCTAACTGTGGTCTTAGCGTAAAAAAAGCCCTTGAATTTTGCAAAAGGCAACATGTCGATTTTGTTACCATTGGTGTTTGCGAAGATGAAGAAATGAAAGCAATATTATCCAGGCAGTATGGTAATGATGCAATCCTTTTGGATTCCCTGGATCAACTGCCAATGCGTTTAGAAGAAGTTCTTAAATCAAAATTATTGGTTTAA